The following are from one region of the Thermococcus cleftensis genome:
- a CDS encoding M42 family metallopeptidase, producing MVDFELLKRIVEAPGVSGYEFLGVRDVVIEAFKPYVDEIKVDKLGNVIAHKEGKGPKVMLAGHMDQIGLMVTHIEKNGFLRVAPVGGVDPRTLIAQRFKVWVGPNEFVYGVGGSVPPHIQKPEQRNKAPTWEQVFIDIGAESKEEAEEMGVKIGTVITWDGRLERLGKHRLVSIAHDDRIAVYTLVEAARQLSETDADVYFVATVQEEVGLRGAKVSAFGIDPDYGFALDVTIAADVPGTPEHKQITQLGKGVAIKIMDRSVICHPTIVRWMEELAKKHEIPYQWDILTGGGTDAGAIHLNKAGVPSGGISIPARYIHSNTEVVDERDVDAAVKLTVKVLEEIPGLKL from the coding sequence ATGGTGGACTTTGAACTGCTCAAGAGGATTGTAGAGGCGCCGGGCGTTTCCGGCTACGAGTTTCTTGGCGTCAGGGACGTCGTCATCGAGGCCTTCAAGCCCTACGTTGATGAGATTAAGGTTGACAAGCTGGGCAACGTCATAGCCCACAAGGAGGGCAAGGGTCCAAAGGTCATGCTCGCCGGGCATATGGACCAGATTGGCCTCATGGTTACCCACATCGAGAAGAACGGCTTCCTCCGCGTTGCACCGGTTGGAGGGGTGGACCCTAGGACGCTGATAGCCCAGCGCTTCAAGGTCTGGGTTGGGCCGAACGAGTTCGTCTACGGCGTCGGTGGAAGCGTTCCGCCCCACATTCAGAAGCCGGAGCAGAGGAACAAGGCCCCGACCTGGGAGCAGGTCTTCATTGACATCGGTGCCGAGAGCAAGGAAGAGGCAGAGGAGATGGGCGTCAAGATAGGCACAGTCATCACCTGGGACGGAAGGCTTGAGAGGCTCGGCAAGCACCGCCTAGTCAGCATCGCCCACGACGACAGGATAGCGGTCTACACCCTCGTTGAGGCCGCGAGACAGTTAAGCGAGACCGATGCCGATGTCTACTTCGTGGCAACGGTTCAGGAGGAGGTAGGGCTTCGCGGAGCTAAGGTTTCGGCCTTCGGCATCGACCCCGACTACGGCTTCGCCCTCGACGTAACCATAGCGGCCGACGTTCCCGGAACGCCGGAGCACAAGCAGATAACCCAGCTCGGGAAGGGCGTCGCGATCAAGATAATGGACCGCTCGGTAATCTGCCACCCGACGATAGTGAGGTGGATGGAAGAGCTTGCCAAGAAGCACGAGATACCCTACCAGTGGGACATTCTCACCGGCGGAGGAACAGATGCAGGAGCGATACACCTCAACAAGGCCGGCGTCCCGAGCGGCGGAATAAGCATTCCGGCGCGCTACATACACTCCAACACCGAGGTCGTGGACGAGAGGGACGTCGATGCCGCCGTCAAGCTGACCGTCAAGGTCCTCGAGGAGATCCCGGGGCTGAAGCTCTGA
- the sfsA gene encoding DNA/RNA nuclease SfsA: MREVLLKLNVVPCVFLERLNRFVALVEVNGEIRKALVTNTGRLEEFMVPGRRAFCLPKSGGKTDFVLLAFEDLDGKGAVIDTRTQAKAFERAVELNLIPWLRDCSIKRREVRVGNSRLDYLFDCPEGEVYAEMKSAVLRGGERGEYAMYPDCPSVRGQKHVRELMELSRAGKKAMIFFVGAMPGVEKFRPYEGGDPEIARLLKKASKAGVEIRALSISLLPDGRVVLERPSLEIDL, encoded by the coding sequence ATGAGGGAGGTCCTGCTGAAACTGAACGTCGTTCCCTGCGTCTTCCTCGAGAGGCTCAACCGCTTCGTGGCGCTGGTTGAGGTCAATGGAGAAATCAGAAAAGCCCTCGTAACCAACACCGGTCGTCTGGAGGAGTTCATGGTTCCCGGAAGGAGGGCTTTCTGCCTCCCGAAGAGCGGGGGCAAGACCGATTTCGTCCTGCTCGCTTTCGAGGACCTGGACGGAAAGGGAGCGGTGATAGACACGAGGACTCAGGCGAAGGCCTTCGAGAGGGCCGTTGAGCTCAACCTTATCCCCTGGCTGAGGGACTGCTCAATAAAAAGGAGGGAAGTCCGCGTTGGCAACTCGCGCCTCGACTACCTCTTTGACTGCCCTGAGGGGGAGGTATACGCCGAGATGAAGAGTGCCGTTCTCAGGGGCGGTGAGAGGGGCGAGTACGCGATGTACCCCGACTGCCCAAGCGTCAGGGGCCAGAAGCACGTCAGGGAGCTGATGGAGCTTTCAAGGGCGGGGAAAAAGGCGATGATTTTCTTCGTCGGAGCGATGCCCGGTGTAGAAAAGTTCAGGCCCTACGAGGGGGGCGACCCTGAGATAGCGAGGCTTTTGAAGAAAGCCAGCAAAGCGGGCGTTGAAATCCGGGCGCTCAGCATCTCCCTCCTGCCCGATGGGCGGGTCGTTCTTGAGAGGCCGAGCCTTGAGATCGACCTCTAA
- a CDS encoding glycosyltransferase: MQVSGWLVEPLLGILEIVWVLTVIVIYPIFTYYIVLTLEGLRYNSKFNPPDVPKDLPSVTVLIPARNEGVVIRDTLLAMANLDYPRDKLEVLLLDDGSTDETVRIAEEVAREHPFIRVIRVEGGGRGKSYVLNYGLKLARGEVIAVYDADNRPEPGALKGLVAMLSDETPAVTGKVRTINWNRNVLTRFICMEYLYFQLAGQSGKSKLYKTAILPGTNFVIRRDLLEELGGWDENALAEDLELSFRVIALGKRIAYNPLAVTWEQEPESWRVWFRQRTRWAAGNVYTVREHVKRFREIKGWGLRFDLLLTLMVYYLLAIAVIVADVAFVALMMASGNVTWFTGLILSFVYLSFLLEIFAGLYDGKIRSIGCWLLAPLMYYTYSQMWILISLAGLWEARKAKKVWYKTPRTAV; this comes from the coding sequence GTGCAGGTCTCTGGGTGGCTAGTGGAGCCGTTGCTTGGAATCCTGGAGATCGTGTGGGTACTCACTGTCATCGTGATATACCCCATCTTCACTTACTACATCGTTCTGACACTCGAGGGTCTCAGGTACAATTCGAAGTTCAACCCCCCAGACGTTCCAAAGGATCTCCCATCTGTTACGGTTCTCATTCCAGCGAGAAACGAGGGCGTGGTGATAAGGGACACGCTCCTGGCGATGGCAAACCTCGACTATCCCAGGGACAAACTGGAGGTCCTCCTGCTCGACGACGGTTCCACGGACGAGACTGTGAGGATAGCGGAGGAGGTGGCGAGGGAGCACCCATTCATCAGGGTGATCCGCGTTGAGGGCGGCGGAAGGGGGAAGAGCTACGTTCTGAACTACGGCCTTAAACTGGCGAGGGGAGAAGTCATAGCGGTCTATGACGCCGACAACAGGCCGGAGCCGGGGGCGCTCAAGGGCCTGGTGGCTATGCTGAGCGACGAGACGCCTGCAGTAACCGGAAAAGTCCGAACAATAAACTGGAACCGGAACGTACTCACGCGCTTCATATGCATGGAGTACCTCTACTTCCAGCTGGCCGGCCAGAGCGGAAAGAGCAAGCTGTACAAAACCGCCATACTTCCTGGGACGAACTTCGTAATAAGGAGGGACCTGCTCGAAGAGCTGGGCGGCTGGGACGAGAATGCCCTCGCGGAGGACCTGGAGCTTTCCTTCAGGGTAATAGCCCTGGGAAAGAGGATAGCCTACAACCCACTCGCGGTCACCTGGGAGCAGGAGCCGGAGAGCTGGCGCGTGTGGTTCAGGCAACGGACCCGCTGGGCGGCCGGAAACGTCTACACCGTGAGGGAGCACGTAAAGAGGTTCCGCGAGATAAAGGGCTGGGGCCTGCGCTTTGACCTGCTCCTCACGCTGATGGTGTACTACCTCCTGGCGATAGCCGTCATAGTTGCGGACGTGGCCTTCGTGGCACTAATGATGGCTTCAGGAAACGTTACGTGGTTCACGGGACTTATCCTGAGCTTTGTGTACCTTTCGTTCCTGCTGGAGATTTTCGCTGGTCTCTACGACGGAAAGATAAGGAGCATCGGCTGCTGGCTCCTCGCACCGCTCATGTACTACACATACTCTCAGATGTGGATATTAATCTCCCTCGCCGGTCTGTGGGAGGCGAGAAAGGCCAAGAAGGTGTGGTACAAGACGCCTAGAACGGCGGTTTAG
- a CDS encoding toprim domain-containing protein — protein MAIVDVRILVEGASDVEVVSKALQGLALGSEYNITISAIIPTTNVEIAKSAAAGADLLIIATDADRVGRDLAERLYGELSEMVGHVERMKLPLGHDLEHVDVELVKKELKNTLVRAGLKSLQVLPEYMALRNQLLDLKGRYDGLAEEYRRLKEEHENLIQTNEELRAENERLREENESLKALLENSRNVYRIDEAWKSLFPAEPVPDEAYIGRAVEKLGLAGKVIVGQGYIFAEDRNLVDELLRTVYLSLSIAEEPEPPRPEQPTSEVEEDLEVIESTEVKPEDLENLLKGQ, from the coding sequence ATGGCGATAGTCGATGTTAGAATCCTCGTGGAAGGTGCGAGCGACGTTGAGGTCGTAAGCAAGGCCCTCCAGGGGCTGGCCCTGGGGAGCGAGTACAACATCACGATCTCCGCGATAATCCCAACGACTAACGTGGAGATAGCAAAGAGCGCGGCCGCCGGAGCCGATTTGCTCATCATAGCAACCGACGCGGATAGGGTTGGAAGGGACCTCGCCGAGAGGCTCTACGGCGAGCTGAGCGAGATGGTTGGCCATGTCGAGAGAATGAAGCTTCCCCTCGGCCACGATCTGGAGCACGTTGATGTGGAGCTTGTGAAGAAGGAGCTCAAGAACACACTCGTCAGGGCGGGACTGAAGAGTCTTCAGGTACTCCCCGAGTACATGGCCCTCAGGAACCAGCTTCTTGACCTCAAGGGGCGCTATGATGGACTTGCCGAGGAGTACAGGAGGCTCAAGGAGGAGCACGAGAATCTGATTCAGACCAACGAGGAGCTGAGGGCCGAGAACGAGAGGCTCAGGGAGGAGAACGAGAGTCTTAAGGCCCTCCTGGAGAACAGCAGAAACGTCTACCGTATCGACGAGGCCTGGAAGTCCCTCTTCCCGGCCGAGCCGGTTCCAGACGAGGCATACATTGGAAGGGCCGTCGAGAAGCTCGGTCTGGCCGGCAAGGTCATAGTCGGCCAGGGGTACATCTTCGCCGAGGACAGAAACCTGGTGGACGAGCTCCTTAGGACGGTCTACCTTAGCCTCAGCATAGCGGAAGAGCCGGAGCCTCCAAGACCTGAACAGCCGACGTCGGAGGTTGAGGAGGATCTGGAAGTCATTGAAAGTACTGAGGTCAAGCCCGAAGATCTGGAGAATCTCCTGAAGGGCCAGTAA
- the xerA gene encoding site-specific tyrosine recombinase/integron integrase: MEAQEIIEEFETYLDLEGKSPNTIRMYSYYVRRYLEWGGRLNARSALRFLARLRREGYSSRSLNLVVQALRSYFRFEGYEEEAEKLKPPKVPKSLPKALTREEVKRLLSVIPPTRRRDRLIVLLLYGAGLRVSELCNLKKGDIDLDRGLIVVRGGKGAKDRVVPIPEFLVGEIRAYIETREDDSEYLLVEERRREKDRLSPKTVWYLLKKYGARAGIEVTPHKLRHSFATHMLERGVDIRAIQELLGHSNLSTTQIYTKVTVEHLRRAQEKAGLMEGLVE; the protein is encoded by the coding sequence ATGGAAGCCCAGGAAATCATAGAGGAGTTCGAGACCTACCTGGACCTCGAGGGCAAGAGCCCTAACACGATTAGAATGTACTCCTATTACGTGCGGCGCTATCTCGAGTGGGGCGGGAGGCTAAACGCCCGCTCCGCCCTCCGTTTTCTGGCCAGGCTCAGGAGGGAGGGGTACTCTAGCAGGAGCCTAAACCTCGTCGTCCAGGCCCTCCGGTCCTACTTCCGCTTTGAGGGTTACGAAGAGGAGGCCGAGAAGCTCAAGCCGCCGAAGGTGCCGAAGAGTCTGCCGAAGGCCCTAACGCGTGAGGAGGTCAAGAGACTCCTCTCGGTGATTCCGCCGACGAGGAGACGTGACAGGCTTATCGTTCTCCTCCTCTACGGTGCCGGGCTGAGGGTAAGCGAGCTCTGCAACCTCAAAAAGGGCGATATCGACCTCGACAGGGGTCTCATAGTCGTCCGCGGCGGGAAGGGCGCTAAGGACAGGGTCGTCCCGATTCCCGAGTTCCTGGTCGGAGAGATAAGGGCATACATTGAAACCCGGGAAGACGACAGCGAGTACCTCCTGGTCGAGGAGAGGAGGAGGGAAAAGGACAGGCTCTCCCCCAAGACCGTCTGGTACCTTCTTAAGAAGTACGGGGCGAGGGCCGGGATTGAGGTAACCCCCCACAAGCTTCGCCACAGCTTCGCCACCCACATGCTCGAGCGGGGTGTGGACATAAGGGCCATTCAAGAGTTACTCGGCCACTCCAACCTCTCGACAACCCAGATTTACACCAAGGTCACCGTGGAACACCTCAGGAGGGCCCAGGAGAAGGCTGGCCTCATGGAGGGATTGGTTGAGTAG
- the pfkC gene encoding ADP-specific phosphofructokinase, whose product MGLLEEARKLSIYTAYNTNVDAITYLTGETVQGLIDELGAENVRRRMEEYPREINEPLDFVARLVHALKTGKPMAVPLVNEELHSWFDSHFKYDVERMGGQAGIIANLLASLDFRRVIVYTPHLARKQAEMFVEGPNLLYPVVEDGRLTFRHPREAYRENDPIKVNRIFEFRAGTRFRLGEETITVPFSGRFIVSARFESIRIYTEPELKPFLPEIGLQVDGAILSGYQGIKLRYSDGKDANHYLREAKRDILLLKREKDVKVHLEFASIQNRELRKKVIYNLFPLVDSVGMDEAEIAHVLNALGYSKLADRIFTYNRIEDTVLGGKILIDEMNLEVLQIHTIYYLMYITHADNPLSEEELRNSLELATTLAAARASLGEIRSPEDFKVGTEVPYNERGEYVKLRFEEAKRRLRTREYKVVIIPTRLVKNPVSTVGLGDTISAGAFTSYLALLKKKEAL is encoded by the coding sequence ATGGGGCTCCTGGAGGAGGCGAGGAAGCTTTCAATCTACACCGCCTACAACACGAACGTGGACGCGATAACCTACCTGACGGGAGAGACGGTGCAGGGGCTGATAGACGAGCTCGGGGCCGAGAACGTGAGAAGGAGAATGGAGGAGTACCCGAGGGAGATAAACGAGCCCCTCGACTTCGTGGCGAGGCTGGTGCACGCGCTGAAGACTGGTAAGCCGATGGCGGTCCCGCTCGTGAACGAGGAGCTCCATTCCTGGTTTGATTCCCACTTCAAGTACGACGTCGAGAGAATGGGCGGCCAGGCGGGGATAATAGCGAACCTCCTGGCCAGCCTAGATTTCAGGAGGGTGATAGTCTACACCCCCCACCTCGCGAGGAAGCAGGCCGAGATGTTCGTGGAGGGGCCGAACCTTCTCTATCCGGTGGTTGAGGACGGGAGGCTGACCTTCAGGCACCCACGCGAGGCCTACCGCGAGAACGACCCTATCAAGGTGAACCGCATTTTTGAATTCCGCGCCGGGACGAGGTTCAGACTCGGAGAGGAGACGATAACGGTTCCCTTCTCTGGCAGGTTCATAGTCTCGGCGAGGTTCGAGAGCATAAGGATATACACCGAGCCCGAGCTGAAGCCGTTCCTGCCGGAGATAGGCCTCCAGGTTGACGGGGCGATCCTTTCAGGTTACCAGGGCATAAAGCTCCGCTATTCGGACGGCAAGGACGCCAACCACTACCTCAGGGAGGCGAAGAGGGACATACTCCTGCTCAAGCGGGAGAAGGACGTCAAGGTTCACCTGGAGTTTGCCTCGATACAGAACCGCGAGCTCAGGAAGAAGGTCATCTACAACCTCTTCCCCCTGGTTGACAGCGTTGGCATGGACGAGGCCGAGATAGCCCACGTCCTCAACGCCCTCGGCTACTCCAAGCTCGCCGATCGGATATTCACCTACAACCGCATCGAGGACACCGTCCTCGGGGGGAAGATACTCATCGACGAGATGAACCTTGAGGTTCTGCAAATACACACGATCTACTACCTGATGTACATCACCCACGCGGACAACCCGCTGAGCGAGGAGGAACTCAGGAACAGTCTTGAGCTCGCCACCACTCTAGCAGCCGCTAGGGCCTCCCTTGGGGAAATCCGCTCGCCCGAGGACTTCAAGGTGGGCACTGAAGTGCCGTACAACGAGCGCGGGGAGTACGTCAAACTGCGCTTCGAGGAGGCGAAGAGGAGGCTCCGCACGAGGGAGTACAAGGTCGTCATAATCCCCACGAGGCTCGTCAAGAACCCGGTCTCAACGGTCGGTCTGGGCGATACCATCTCCGCAGGGGCATTCACGAGCTATCTAGCGCTGCTGAAGAAGAAGGAGGCGCTCTGA